One Diadema setosum chromosome 8, eeDiaSeto1, whole genome shotgun sequence genomic window carries:
- the LOC140232054 gene encoding uncharacterized protein, which yields MARLNDKEILRISKKITDISELGLELDFEQADVDAFEDKNKEDLVKRKGNHDMLKIWNKRDGSTKAKLVAALRECGDGSLADRVEAGILDEGESQTGATAPPPASVPKEHSSSAAAKKTCEGEIDDKTLQEIARDLFCNEDTLASKLGFRIADMKRFKALNHAGGDVTSSGTLKMLAEWREKIPPALQRDKLREALTAAKLIRIQETHLP from the exons ATGGCGCGGCTGAACGACAAGGAAATATTACGTATTTCAAAGAAGATCACAGACATATCTGAACTTGGGCTCGAACTGGACTTTGAGCAAGCTGATGTGGATGCATTCGAAGACAAAAACAAGGAGGACCTGGTAAAGAGGAAAGGAAATCATGACATGCTAAAAATATGGAACAAGAGAGACGGGTCCACCAAGGCGAAACTAGTGGCGGCGCTACGGGAGTGCGGCGACGGCAGCCTGGCCGACCGAGTTGAAGCTG GTATACTGGACGAAGGAGAAAGCCAGACGGGAGCCACCGCCCCGCCACCTGCTAGTGTTCCCAAGGA aCATTCATCCTCGGCAGCAGCAAAGAAGACTTGTGAAGGTGAAATTGACGACAAGACTCTCCAAGAGATCGCGAGAGATTTGTTCTGCAACGAGGACACACTGGCATCAAAGCTAGGGTTTAGGATCGCCGACATGAAAAGGTTCAAGGCACTGAACCACGCGGGTGGCGATGTAACATCATCCGGCACCCTGAAGATGCTCGCCGAATGGCGGGAGAAGATTCCGCCAGCTCTTCAGCGGGACAAGCTTCGAGAGGCTTTGACTGCTGCGAAACTTATCAGAATCCAGGAGACCCATCTCCCATGA